The following are encoded together in the Robertmurraya sp. FSL R5-0851 genome:
- a CDS encoding TnsA endonuclease N-terminal domain-containing protein has product MLEYSPVKMRRSMKYGSNYWVGFSYKQQRYVHFYSDLEYENWILVETNPEVEAFCEQPLRIQYLLEGKKVESVFDMWIKWKDGKQSFCEIKYSTELDKENKKYERTLKQIQVQEDWCKMNGYSHEVLTELVIRKNQVLLDNKRQIIPYTREFNSYNLQDHEPILAVLKSGKSTVKQLFEKLSFLSNQQIYTSLFYLIYHGKVNANIDCEIIGPFTEVWLND; this is encoded by the coding sequence ATGCTGGAGTATTCACCTGTCAAAATGCGCAGAAGTATGAAGTATGGCAGCAATTATTGGGTTGGCTTCAGTTATAAGCAACAAAGGTATGTTCATTTTTATAGTGATTTAGAATATGAGAATTGGATCTTAGTTGAAACCAACCCTGAAGTTGAAGCTTTTTGCGAACAACCTCTAAGAATTCAATATTTACTAGAAGGGAAAAAGGTTGAGTCAGTTTTTGATATGTGGATTAAATGGAAAGATGGGAAACAATCCTTTTGCGAGATTAAATATTCAACAGAACTTGACAAAGAAAATAAAAAATACGAAAGAACCCTTAAACAAATTCAAGTACAAGAGGATTGGTGCAAAATGAATGGTTACTCACATGAAGTTTTAACCGAGTTGGTCATTCGAAAAAACCAAGTCTTATTAGATAATAAGAGACAAATCATTCCTTACACAAGAGAATTTAATTCATATAATTTACAAGATCACGAACCGATATTAGCGGTTCTTAAAAGTGGGAAGAGTACAGTGAAACAACTATTTGAAAAACTATCTTTCCTTTCTAATCAACAAATATATACAAGCCTATTTTATTTAATCTATCATGGCAAAGTGAATGCTAATATTGATTGTGAAATCATTGGTCCCTTTACGGAGGTGTGGTTGAATGACTAA
- the parC gene encoding DNA topoisomerase IV subunit A gives MSLTEKFRDLPLEEVIGDRFGRYSKYIIQDRALPDARDGLKPVQRRILYAMHVEGNTNDKGFRKSAKTVGNVIGNYHPHGDSSVYDAMVRMSQDWKLRNLLVEMHGNNGSIDGDPPAAMRYTEARLSAISSELLRDIDKRTVDFIPNFDDTANEPTVLPAMFPNLLVNGSTGISAGYATEIPPHHLNEIIDGVFMRMDQPNCTVDDLMTVIKGPDFPTGGIIQGVDGIKKAYETGKGKIIVRGKAEIETVRGGKQQIVITEIPFEVNKANLVKKMDEFRLDRKIEGMSEVRDETDRTGLRIVIELKKEADAEGVLMYLYKNTDLQIAYNFNMVAIHHRRPMLMGLTQLLDAYIEHQKEVVTRRSQFDLQKAKDRQHIVAGLMKALSILDEVIQTIRGSKDKRDAKDNLIMKFGFTEAQSEAIVSLQLYRLTNTDITALQNEADELAKKIEELTAILESESKLLSVIKKELKDVRKRFADQRRTIIEAEIEEIKINLEVMVASEDVIVTVTKEGYIKRTSPRSYAASNGQDFGMKDSDQLLAQLDMNTTDVVLLFTNKGNYLYCPVHELPDIRWKDLGQHIANLVPIDRNETIIRVLPVKDFEKEAFLLFITKNGMVKKTELKAYKAQRYSKPLVAINVKDDDEVLDVHETDGTKELLLTTHLGYGLRFAEDEVSIVGARAAGVKGMNLKDGDYLTAGKIVDDPRSQSIVIVTQRGAIKKMKLDEFEITSRAKRGVVMLRELKANPHRVIGAVIVSEEDQIFVSTEKGHVEEVRASDLRHNDRYSNGSFIIDETDAGKAKTVWSVAQKEVNEATKD, from the coding sequence GTGAGTTTGACAGAAAAATTTCGCGATTTACCACTTGAAGAGGTCATTGGTGATCGCTTCGGAAGATATAGTAAATATATTATTCAAGACCGTGCCTTGCCTGATGCAAGGGACGGTTTAAAACCAGTACAAAGACGAATTCTCTATGCGATGCATGTTGAAGGAAATACAAACGATAAAGGGTTTCGTAAATCGGCTAAAACAGTCGGTAACGTTATCGGTAACTATCACCCACACGGAGATTCCTCTGTGTACGATGCCATGGTACGTATGAGTCAAGACTGGAAGCTACGTAATCTTCTTGTTGAAATGCATGGAAACAACGGTAGCATCGATGGAGATCCACCAGCTGCGATGCGTTATACAGAGGCCCGTTTAAGTGCAATTTCGTCGGAATTATTGCGTGATATTGACAAAAGAACGGTCGATTTCATACCAAACTTCGATGATACAGCCAATGAACCGACCGTACTTCCAGCGATGTTTCCTAACCTTCTCGTTAATGGTTCTACAGGAATTTCTGCTGGATATGCCACAGAAATCCCTCCGCATCATTTGAATGAGATCATCGATGGTGTCTTCATGAGGATGGATCAGCCGAATTGTACCGTTGATGATTTAATGACTGTGATAAAAGGACCTGACTTTCCAACTGGTGGAATCATTCAAGGGGTAGACGGAATCAAAAAGGCTTACGAAACGGGTAAAGGAAAAATCATTGTTCGCGGAAAAGCAGAAATTGAAACGGTTCGTGGCGGTAAGCAGCAAATCGTTATTACCGAAATTCCTTTTGAAGTAAACAAAGCAAACCTTGTGAAAAAGATGGATGAATTCCGTTTAGACCGTAAAATAGAAGGTATGTCTGAGGTTCGTGACGAAACGGATCGTACAGGACTTCGTATCGTGATTGAATTGAAAAAAGAAGCGGATGCTGAAGGTGTACTAATGTATTTATACAAGAACACAGACCTTCAAATTGCCTACAACTTTAACATGGTTGCTATCCATCATCGTCGTCCGATGCTTATGGGCCTTACACAGCTTCTCGATGCGTATATTGAGCACCAAAAGGAAGTCGTCACTCGTCGCTCTCAATTTGATTTACAAAAGGCGAAAGACCGCCAACATATCGTAGCAGGATTAATGAAAGCTTTATCCATCTTAGATGAAGTTATCCAAACCATTCGTGGATCAAAAGATAAGCGTGATGCAAAAGACAACTTGATTATGAAATTTGGTTTTACCGAAGCACAATCCGAAGCAATCGTTTCTTTACAGCTTTATCGCTTAACAAACACAGATATTACCGCTCTTCAAAATGAAGCAGATGAACTTGCTAAGAAAATTGAGGAACTAACTGCTATTTTAGAAAGTGAAAGCAAGCTTCTTTCTGTGATTAAAAAAGAGTTAAAGGATGTTCGAAAACGCTTTGCCGATCAACGTCGTACCATAATTGAAGCGGAGATTGAGGAAATTAAGATCAATCTTGAGGTTATGGTAGCAAGCGAAGATGTGATTGTCACTGTAACGAAGGAAGGCTATATTAAGCGTACTAGCCCAAGGTCGTATGCTGCATCGAATGGTCAGGATTTCGGGATGAAAGATTCCGACCAATTACTCGCACAGCTTGATATGAACACAACCGATGTGGTTCTGTTATTTACGAATAAAGGGAATTACTTGTACTGTCCAGTGCATGAACTTCCTGATATTCGTTGGAAGGACCTCGGTCAACATATTGCAAATCTTGTTCCAATTGATCGTAACGAAACGATTATTAGGGTACTTCCTGTTAAAGACTTTGAGAAGGAAGCATTCTTGTTATTCATTACGAAAAATGGAATGGTTAAGAAAACCGAACTGAAGGCATATAAAGCTCAAAGATATTCAAAGCCACTCGTCGCCATTAATGTAAAGGATGACGACGAAGTACTTGATGTTCATGAAACGGATGGTACGAAGGAATTGCTATTAACGACTCATTTAGGATACGGTTTACGATTTGCTGAAGACGAGGTCAGTATCGTTGGCGCTAGAGCTGCAGGTGTGAAAGGAATGAACCTAAAGGATGGCGATTATTTAACAGCTGGTAAAATTGTCGATGATCCCCGTTCTCAAAGCATTGTGATTGTGACTCAGCGCGGTGCCATCAAAAAGATGAAGTTAGATGAATTTGAAATTACTTCACGTGCCAAGCGCGGCGTGGTCATGCTAAGAGAATTAAAGGCGAATCCACACCGAGTGATCGGTGCAGTTATCGTTAGCGAAGAAGACCAAATCTTTGTGAGTACAGAAAAAGGTCATGTCGAAGAAGTTCGTGCTTCTGATCTAAGACATAATGACCGTTACTCAAACGGATCCTTTATTATTGATGAAACCGATGCTGGCAAAGCAAAAACTGTATGGTCGGTTGCTCAAAAAGAAGTTAACGAAGCTACAAAAGACTAA
- a CDS encoding staygreen family protein, giving the protein MSKFDPAMLNVTYFPPATPFKPVDERKYTLTHSDVTGELFLTIGYCYDYDAVNSKFRDEVLAEWKPVMGQYTLLGKVYVTNGEFDENYALIRFHIFQKELPLALTAMVYGDQKFYQNYPWLLDSPIYIQFESSYPQYNQYMYFGTPRYYLTTALKQRVV; this is encoded by the coding sequence ATGAGTAAGTTTGATCCGGCTATGTTAAATGTGACATACTTTCCACCAGCAACACCCTTTAAACCTGTAGATGAGAGAAAATATACCTTAACGCATTCAGACGTAACAGGTGAGTTATTTTTAACAATTGGATATTGCTACGATTATGATGCGGTAAATAGCAAATTTCGAGATGAAGTGTTAGCAGAGTGGAAACCAGTTATGGGTCAATACACATTATTAGGGAAAGTGTATGTTACGAACGGAGAATTCGACGAAAATTATGCGTTGATTCGCTTTCATATTTTCCAAAAAGAGCTACCATTAGCACTCACAGCAATGGTATATGGTGACCAAAAATTCTATCAAAATTATCCATGGTTATTAGACTCACCGATATATATACAATTCGAGTCTTCCTACCCACAATATAACCAGTACATGTACTTCGGCACTCCTAGATATTACTTAACAACCGCCCTTAAACAGCGAGTTGTATAG
- a CDS encoding AAA family ATPase, whose product MSEQVNNIIKRPLTQNKVHPIKTGRYLLATNEIHRLYETISRWIFSRAPGGIVYGRPRLGKTRAIQFILKALPDELGEKLPVFKFNCRHKKIASENTFFEDLLKDVGHSDPFSNKTNAKRERLYSYLIEKGQTSQENRVILIIDDAQELHEIQYGWLMDIHNELDRAEIDLTVILVGQKELLGQRSSFIKLKKAQIIGRFMVHEYKFVGIKSYDDIHACLLGYDEESEFPDNSGFSFTRYYFPEAFSNGLRLSTYTQELMDIFTEIRQKHNIRKGLEIPMQYFTRTIEYILIHYGVDGKNVEVLTKNHFKEAVKYSGYIESEIYSDLLNKGG is encoded by the coding sequence GTGTCCGAACAAGTAAATAATATTATAAAAAGGCCTTTAACACAAAATAAAGTCCATCCCATAAAAACAGGAAGATATTTACTAGCAACAAATGAAATACATCGATTATATGAAACTATTTCTAGGTGGATTTTTAGTAGAGCACCTGGTGGAATTGTTTATGGACGGCCCAGGCTTGGAAAAACAAGAGCAATTCAATTTATATTAAAAGCCTTACCAGATGAATTGGGTGAAAAGCTTCCTGTTTTTAAATTCAATTGTAGACATAAAAAAATTGCTAGTGAAAATACTTTTTTTGAAGATTTACTTAAGGATGTTGGACATTCAGATCCTTTTAGTAATAAAACTAATGCAAAAAGAGAGAGATTGTATAGCTATCTAATTGAAAAGGGACAAACATCACAAGAAAACAGAGTAATCTTAATTATTGATGATGCGCAGGAGCTTCATGAGATTCAGTATGGTTGGTTAATGGATATCCACAATGAATTAGATAGAGCGGAAATAGATTTAACCGTTATATTAGTAGGGCAAAAAGAATTATTAGGCCAAAGATCGTCTTTTATAAAATTAAAAAAGGCCCAAATCATTGGTCGGTTTATGGTGCACGAATATAAGTTTGTTGGAATAAAGAGTTATGACGATATACATGCTTGTCTCTTAGGGTATGATGAGGAGTCAGAATTTCCTGATAACAGCGGATTCTCGTTTACTAGATATTACTTTCCAGAAGCATTTTCGAATGGATTACGATTATCAACCTATACTCAAGAATTAATGGATATTTTTACTGAAATCCGACAAAAACATAATATACGAAAAGGTCTTGAAATTCCTATGCAATATTTTACAAGGACTATAGAGTATATATTAATTCACTATGGAGTTGATGGTAAAAATGTAGAGGTTTTGACAAAAAACCATTTTAAAGAAGCAGTGAAATATTCGGGTTACATTGAATCAGAAATTTATAGTGATCTTTTAAATAAAGGGGGCTAA
- a CDS encoding TniQ family protein, giving the protein MKKLIYNHTEENLKRTFAWSSSWYHPYESAWSIFHKFMFANKVTINDLFKIFGSESIQNKRSNVWSKKDGDLFTLEGFDEKRLQDILGFNLKANIIEESATILKILIQKHHYKVFYIDTFRFCPECIKIGYHSTFHQFKLFNTCPLHNKPLSSICPSCGGGWKNEYNLIKNEIKHPFQCQCGFLFINEDMARMFAKTWSSNSHDIRDSSLVTRLFELNAHSEKTKRIHISDCIDLTNYENPFEYLYLTVNSKEENTKHIVYKSSKNINKIKCLDKKLLSKYIFTPRHKRPNKELYFTLKATYKSIARHFRKTILKDHKKCIKSYNRSFTYSESICPFVSAYAHWRGHIEDHEINWHVHTYRKRKIAENQVDFYTRSDSDYFFNIYIELMTGLYNEKDETIYGNEPSILHYVSPDNLTITKYTFNRLFAHLLHNYLLNWLIVAHNDMGKSVHYFYSRPFMKYKNLPFYTIVYPFKDNEAAEFHIWPNKDKTIENILKKLKCPNNS; this is encoded by the coding sequence ATGAAAAAATTAATTTACAATCATACCGAAGAAAATCTCAAGAGAACTTTTGCCTGGAGTAGTAGTTGGTACCATCCCTATGAATCAGCTTGGAGCATATTTCATAAGTTTATGTTTGCAAACAAGGTTACAATTAATGATTTATTTAAGATATTTGGTTCAGAATCTATCCAGAATAAAAGAAGCAATGTTTGGAGTAAAAAAGATGGAGATTTATTTACTTTAGAAGGTTTTGATGAAAAGAGATTACAAGATATACTTGGTTTTAATTTGAAAGCAAATATAATTGAAGAAAGCGCAACAATATTAAAAATTTTAATTCAAAAACATCATTATAAGGTTTTCTATATTGACACGTTTAGGTTTTGCCCTGAATGTATAAAAATAGGATATCATAGTACTTTTCATCAATTTAAACTATTTAATACTTGTCCACTTCATAATAAGCCACTATCATCAATATGCCCCAGTTGTGGCGGGGGTTGGAAAAATGAATATAATCTCATAAAAAATGAAATCAAGCATCCTTTTCAATGTCAGTGCGGATTTTTATTCATAAACGAAGATATGGCTAGAATGTTTGCAAAGACCTGGAGCTCCAATTCACATGATATAAGAGATTCTAGTCTAGTTACCAGATTGTTTGAATTAAATGCTCACAGCGAAAAGACAAAGCGCATTCATATAAGTGATTGTATAGATTTAACGAATTATGAGAATCCCTTTGAATATTTATACCTCACTGTTAATTCAAAAGAAGAAAACACAAAGCATATAGTTTATAAGTCAAGTAAGAATATCAACAAAATAAAATGTCTTGATAAGAAATTGCTTTCTAAATATATATTTACACCCCGACATAAAAGACCCAATAAAGAATTGTACTTCACATTAAAGGCTACCTATAAATCCATTGCAAGACATTTTAGAAAAACCATTCTTAAAGATCACAAAAAATGTATAAAATCTTATAATAGAAGCTTTACGTATAGTGAATCTATTTGTCCTTTTGTTTCCGCATATGCCCATTGGAGAGGACATATAGAAGACCATGAGATTAATTGGCATGTGCACACTTATAGAAAAAGAAAAATCGCTGAAAATCAAGTGGATTTTTATACTAGATCTGATTCCGATTACTTTTTTAATATTTATATTGAATTAATGACTGGATTGTATAACGAGAAAGATGAAACGATATATGGTAATGAACCATCCATTCTTCATTATGTAAGCCCAGATAATTTGACTATAACGAAATATACTTTCAATAGGCTTTTTGCACATCTGTTACATAATTACTTATTAAATTGGTTGATAGTAGCACACAATGATATGGGTAAAAGTGTTCATTACTTTTATTCTAGACCATTTATGAAATACAAGAATTTACCATTTTACACTATTGTATATCCATTTAAAGATAATGAAGCTGCCGAATTTCACATATGGCCAAACAAAGACAAAACTATTGAAAATATACTTAAGAAGTTGAAATGCCCAAATAATTCATAA
- a CDS encoding NAD-dependent epimerase/dehydratase family protein → MKTALVFGGTRFFGVNLVQELLNKGVKVTVATRQNSEVPFENRVETLKVDRFDLDSVKEAVSGRTWDVVFDQICFNARDARIAIQALTDKIHTYIFTSTMSVYHFAENVVEADFDPYSYPISDTPPDKVTYQEGKRQAEAVFFQEADFPVIAVRIPIVLGEHDYTERLLLHINRTKEGSMIGFPNLQAKMGFIHQKEAGNFLVWVSEQNFNGPINACANEEISMAELMILIEGEVGKKAILPSTFDSSEHSPYGIENNWNMSNAKASELGFRFSNLSDWLPGLIKHLAN, encoded by the coding sequence ATGAAAACGGCTTTAGTATTTGGGGGAACTAGATTTTTCGGAGTCAATTTAGTTCAAGAGTTGCTTAACAAAGGGGTAAAAGTTACGGTGGCAACAAGACAAAACAGTGAGGTTCCATTTGAGAACAGAGTTGAAACACTCAAAGTTGACCGATTTGATTTAGATTCTGTGAAGGAAGCTGTTAGTGGGAGAACTTGGGATGTTGTATTTGATCAGATTTGCTTTAACGCTAGAGACGCGAGAATTGCCATTCAAGCACTTACTGACAAAATTCATACATACATTTTCACTTCCACGATGTCCGTTTATCATTTTGCTGAAAATGTGGTAGAAGCAGACTTTGATCCATATTCATATCCAATTTCTGATACACCACCAGACAAAGTTACCTATCAAGAAGGAAAACGACAGGCGGAGGCGGTATTTTTCCAAGAGGCAGATTTTCCTGTGATTGCTGTTAGAATTCCCATTGTTCTCGGAGAGCATGATTACACGGAACGTTTACTTCTACATATTAATCGAACAAAGGAAGGGTCTATGATCGGATTTCCGAACTTACAAGCCAAAATGGGATTCATTCATCAAAAGGAAGCAGGGAACTTTCTTGTCTGGGTAAGTGAGCAAAATTTCAATGGCCCCATCAATGCCTGTGCAAACGAGGAGATATCAATGGCAGAATTGATGATACTTATAGAAGGCGAGGTTGGCAAGAAGGCCATTCTGCCAAGTACTTTTGACTCGTCTGAACACTCACCATATGGTATTGAAAACAACTGGAATATGAGCAACGCTAAGGCAAGCGAGCTTGGGTTTCGTTTTAGTAATCTATCAGATTGGTTACCAGGACTTATTAAACATTTAGCAAACTAA